The Haloterrigena turkmenica DSM 5511 genome includes the window CGTGACTCGAGGTCGGCGCCGACTCGAGATTCGACGCTACTCCCGCAGGTCGCCGCCGAGTACCTTCGCGGCGACGAGCACCGGGTCCCACGTAGTGTTGAACGGCGGCGCGTACGCCAGATCGTAGTTCTCGAGTTCGGAGACGGTGGTTCCCTCCGTGAGGGCGGCGACGATCGCGTGACTGCGGTGGACCGCCCCCTCGCCGTACTCGCTGACCAGACTCGCGCCGAGGACCCGGCCGGAGTCGCGGTCGGCGGTCAGCGTGATCGTCACCTCGCCGCCCTCGGGGTAGTAGCCCGCGCGGGATTTCGCCGTGATCGTCTCGCTGACCGGCTCGAAGCCGGCCGCGCGGGCCTCGTCGTGGTCGAGGATGCCGGTCCGCGCCGCCTCGACGTCGAAGACCTTGACGGCCGCCGTGCCGGCGACGCCGCCGCCCTCCACCGGCGTCCCGGTGACGGTCTGTCCGACCGCGCGGCCGTGTCGGTTGGCGGTCAGCGCCAGCGGGACGTGGGTCGGTTCGCCCGTCACGACGTGGGTCGCCTCCGCGCAGTCGCCGGCGGCGTAGACGTCGGGCCGGTTCGTCTCGCGGTAGGCGTCGGTCGCGATCGCGCCCGTCGGCCCCAGTTCGATCCCCGCGTCCTCGGCGAGGCCCGTCCGCGGTCGCACGCCGGTCCCGAGCAGGACCATCTCGACCGGAACCCGATCGTCCGCGGTGACGACCGCCTCGACTTCGGCGGCGTCATCGGACTGTGTCCGATCGCTCGAGGCGCCGTCGGACGCCTCGCTGGCCTCGCTGCCGGCGAGTTCCAGGACCTCGCTTCCGAGAGAGAGCGCGACGTCCCGCTCCCGGAGGTGATCGGCCACCGCCTCGCTGGTCGCCTCGCTGAATCCCGTCAGAACGCGGTCGCTGCGCTGGAACAGGTGCACCTCGAACCCGTTCGCGGCCAGCGCCTCCGCCATCTCGAGGCCGATGTACCCCCCGCCGACGACGCCGACCGGACCCGAACAGTCCTCGAGATACCGGCAGGCCGGCCCGCGGTCGGCCTGCTGGAACGACTCGCCGTCCCGCGCTCGAGCCACGTACTCGCGGAGTTCCTTTCCGTCGCTCATCGAGCCGAGCGTGTAGACGCCCTCGAGTTCGGTGCCGTCGATCGGCGGCGCGACGGCCTCGGCGCCCGTCGCGAGCAGCAGGTGGTCGTACGGCTGGACGACCTCACCGCCGTCGCCTTCGGCAGTGACCGTCCGTGCGTCGGGATCGATCTCGACAACCTCGTGGCCCGTCCGCAGGTCGATATCACGCTCCTCGCGGAACTCCTCGGGCGTCACCGAGACCAGCGACTCGAGCGACTGAATCTCGCCTTTGACGTAGTAGGGCAGGCCGCAGGCGCCGTAGGAGACCCACTCGCCTTTCTCGAAGACGACGATCTCGAGGTCCGGGTCCTCGCGTCTGGCCTTGCTCGCCGCGGCCATGCCGGCGGCGTCGCCGCCGACGATGACGAAGGTGTCCGTCATGGATTGGTAGTCGATCGCCCGCATTGTAATCCCTGAGGTGTCGGCGGATTCCGTTCCGCTCCCCGAGGCGATCCGCGTGAGGATCGGTCCGACTCCGGATAGCGCACTTCGGCGGTGGATTTCGGACGCCCCGTCCCGCCGCCGTCCCGCGATTGTGCAGTCATCGTGCACACGCGCTCAAACGCTTTGAGAGCGGCCGCACTACCATCGACCGCACCGGGTAGCTCCGGTGTGCGACCGTTACGGTCGCGGGGGGTGACGACGCGGGTCGCCGTTGCGCTTCGACGACCCGCGGTAGCGTCCCGCGGTTATTGAGGCACGGGCCGCGGGACCGCCTTCCGGTCACCGCGAGGTCGCGGTCGTCGACCGGAAGGCGACCCACCAGCTTCGCGATTCGAAAACGACCGCGATCGGGCGCCGCGACGAGCGTCGCGGTCACTCGGATGTCCACTCCCAGTCCTACTTCGAATGCAGCGGGTTCAGAGATCGATACCGCCGTTGACGTCGATCACTTCGCCGGTGACGTACCCCGACTGCTCGCTCGCGAGATAGCGGACGAGCCCGGCGATCTCCTCGACGGTCGCGAACCGCTCGAGCGGGATGTCCTCGCGTAGGTCGTCCCGAACGGTCTCGGGAATGGACTCGATCATCTCCGTCCGCGTGAACCCCGGGGCGATGCAGTTGGCCGTCGTCCCCGTTCCGGCCAACTCGAGCGCGAGCGATCTGGTAAAACCGAAGAGGCCGCTCTTGGCCGCAGCGTAGTTGGCCTGACCGACGTTCCCCTGCTTGCCGATCACGCTCGAGACGCTGATGATCCGGCCGTTCGGGGCGGAGGCGAGGTCGTCGTAGAACGCCTTCGTGCAGTTAAATGCGCCGTTGAGCGAGACGTCGACGACGCGGTGCCAGTCCTCGGCGGTCATGTTCGCGAACGTGCGGTCGGCCGTGATTCCCGCGTTGTTGACGAGGACGTCGATCGGGCCGAACGCGTCGGCGACCGACTCGCGCATCGCGTCGACCGCGTCGCGGTCGGTGACGTCGGCCCGTACCGGATGGGCCGTCCCGTCGGTGTCGGCCTCGGTGATCGCGTCGGCGACCGCGTGGGCGTCGGCCTCAGAGGATCGGTAGTTGACGATCACGGTCGCGCCGTACCGACCGAGCTCTCGAGCGATGCCGCGTCCGATCCCGCGCGAGCCGCCGGTCACCAGACACGTTCGCCCCGCGAGCGGCTGGCGGGCCGGGCGTTCGAGTTCGGCCGAGCGGTCGATCGTCTCCGCGCTCATCGACGCCCCTCCAGCGGCGTCGCTCCTTCCGGCTGGCGCGTCTCCGGACGAGCGCTCTCCTCGGCCGCTTCGACGATGGAGAGCAGATCGTTGACGGTGTACGTCCGCGATCGCTCCGACGACGGTCGTTCCGTATACGGGACGACGCCCCGAAGCGACGCCGCGTCCGCGTCGACGGCGTCCGCGGTCGCCGCATCCGCTTCGACCTCGGAAATCGCCAGCGCGACGACCGGAACCCGAACTCGCTCGCGCGGCTCGTCGAGGCCGGCGTCGAGCGGCGACGGCGGAACCGCCTGTCGACGGAACGCCGGCTCGAGCGAGTGGCCGTTCCGGGCGGCCCAGCGTTCGAATTCGGCGACGAGTTCGTCGCGGCTCGATCCGTTTTCACCGGTCGATCCGGCGGCCGAGCGGTACTCGGGCGGCCAGTGAGTCACCCGGTGGTCGTCGATCACGTCGTGTTCGTCGAGCTCTCGGAATCGCTCGATGACGTCGTCGATGGTCGCAGTGATAGCCGGCGGAACGGTCGCCCGGACGTAACAGTCGACCCGGAGACTCGCATCCGGATCGGTATCGACGATCGGCGCGAACGGGGACGCAGACTGGGACTCGAACTCACCGGCAGGCATAGCCGACCTCCGTGGATCGAACGCGACCGTCTGCGGCGAGCGATCGTAGAATCGGTAGGAGCGTAAGTTTCGATAATCCGAGTAGTTCCTGGAGTTCGGACACCGTCGCCTCTTCGAGTACCAGCAGGGACAGATAGACGAGTTTGGTCTGTGGCGCGTCGAGTTCGTTCGGCACTGTCGGCTGGTGTTCGCTCGTGGACATCATCCATAGACGACCGCAACGAATCGATACTTAAAGGTGTTTGAGAGGTGTTTTCATACACCACAGACCGTCCGCAGTCGGCGATATTCCTAGCGATTATTCGTTGGTAATTGGGTACCTCTCGAGAGTGACATGATTTCGCTCGTCTAGCTCCCTTTACCAAAGTGCTGACTAATCGGTAGCAACCATCTCTGACGAGCACCGAGAGACGGACGGTGGAATTAGTTCGGCGCCTCGCAGTCGAGAGCGATCGCTCTCGACGGAGGGATCGCGCTGTGGATCGGCCAGAAGTGGATGATGTCCACGAGTGACCGCTGAGGGCGGCCATCGTGCCAAGCGAACCCGGACCGACGATCCGGATCGCCTGTGATCCCGTCTAGGTTCCAGACACACAAGATTGTACTTCCAAACAGGTTTGGTGTTTAGTGTTCGGCGGTGCACGAATGTGCTATGCGTACTCGAACCGCACCGCGTTGCGATTTCGACGTCGAGTGCCGTCGAATACCCGCTTACTCCGTAGGAAATCGAACCTTCGTTCCGCCACGTTCCAGACGCGAATCGACCCGCTTCGGGAGCGGGCTGGAAGCGCTTTCGGAGCGCAGACCGAATCCGCACTCGTCGCAGTCGATATACGTGTTCGTACGACCGTAGCTCGGTCGTCCGTCGCCGGCCCGGTCCGACCCGCTTCGCGAGTATTCTTCTCGAAAACTCGAACAGTACTGTCACTTTCGACAGTGATCATCCCCTTACTCATCCCGCGGATAGCTGCGTCGAGGGTGTCCGACTCGAGAGTCCGATACCGCGGCGGAAGCTCCAACTGATCGATGGCCGTGACCAGCGCCATTTCCTGTACGATGGTCTGGATACTCGATTGCTGGCTACGTTCCATTCCGCCACTACCCAACTACAGGTCCCTTCGAGACCGAAGCAACAGGACCTTCACCTGCCCCACGGCGTCGAAATCGCGGAGTCGATACACGAGTTTGCGAACGCGGGCCGCCTCGCCGCGACAGAAAATCGTTTCCAGACACCAATCGCCTTCGTGCGTGTGACTCGTCGTCGTAATCACGTCCTGAAAGTCGTGTTGTA containing:
- the fabG gene encoding 3-oxoacyl-ACP reductase FabG, with the protein product MSAETIDRSAELERPARQPLAGRTCLVTGGSRGIGRGIARELGRYGATVIVNYRSSEADAHAVADAITEADTDGTAHPVRADVTDRDAVDAMRESVADAFGPIDVLVNNAGITADRTFANMTAEDWHRVVDVSLNGAFNCTKAFYDDLASAPNGRIISVSSVIGKQGNVGQANYAAAKSGLFGFTRSLALELAGTGTTANCIAPGFTRTEMIESIPETVRDDLREDIPLERFATVEEIAGLVRYLASEQSGYVTGEVIDVNGGIDL
- a CDS encoding HTH domain-containing protein; its protein translation is MPAGEFESQSASPFAPIVDTDPDASLRVDCYVRATVPPAITATIDDVIERFRELDEHDVIDDHRVTHWPPEYRSAAGSTGENGSSRDELVAEFERWAARNGHSLEPAFRRQAVPPSPLDAGLDEPRERVRVPVVALAISEVEADAATADAVDADAASLRGVVPYTERPSSERSRTYTVNDLLSIVEAAEESARPETRQPEGATPLEGRR
- a CDS encoding FAD-dependent oxidoreductase; the encoded protein is MTDTFVIVGGDAAGMAAASKARREDPDLEIVVFEKGEWVSYGACGLPYYVKGEIQSLESLVSVTPEEFREERDIDLRTGHEVVEIDPDARTVTAEGDGGEVVQPYDHLLLATGAEAVAPPIDGTELEGVYTLGSMSDGKELREYVARARDGESFQQADRGPACRYLEDCSGPVGVVGGGYIGLEMAEALAANGFEVHLFQRSDRVLTGFSEATSEAVADHLRERDVALSLGSEVLELAGSEASEASDGASSDRTQSDDAAEVEAVVTADDRVPVEMVLLGTGVRPRTGLAEDAGIELGPTGAIATDAYRETNRPDVYAAGDCAEATHVVTGEPTHVPLALTANRHGRAVGQTVTGTPVEGGGVAGTAAVKVFDVEAARTGILDHDEARAAGFEPVSETITAKSRAGYYPEGGEVTITLTADRDSGRVLGASLVSEYGEGAVHRSHAIVAALTEGTTVSELENYDLAYAPPFNTTWDPVLVAAKVLGGDLRE